From Amaranthus tricolor cultivar Red isolate AtriRed21 chromosome 4, ASM2621246v1, whole genome shotgun sequence:
AACAGGTAAAGGTTTGGTTTGGctaagaaaaacaattaataattataagtaAGCTTTGGGTGACAAGGACTAAAGGTCTGTTCATCCCATCAATTTCACTTACATATTTTCAGTTCAGCTGGGGATAGCAGGCCAGGAAATTTCTCAATCTGAGCAGGTAGGAAGGTTAAGCACCAATTAGGGTAATGAAATTATATTTAAGCATCCCTGAGAAAAGATGACTAGCGGATTTGCTGACTGCAAACAAAATGTATTTAGTAACGGATTTTGAAActataattcaaacaaaaaagcTATGGGGGCTAAGTATCAAACTCTCAACCACTACTTTAGAAACTATACTCTTAACTGCTGAACATCTTTTCATTGTAATAGTTATACAACAGTTTGCATTTGTATAACAACCTAAAGAATTTTATGGGGGTTGGTCCCTTTGGGCCTACATAAACAGTTGCCATTAAATATAGCTACTTACTCTCCTGATAATGAAAATAACCTCAAGACTCAAGATGCAGGAGCAGAATGAAGGAGTACCTGATCAGCCAAATCATAAATCAATTTTGAATCCTCTCCATATTTTCCCATCAAAGTTTCTCTTAATTCAAAAACAGGAGTATCCAGAGCCATTGCACCGTGCCTCTTGAAAACATCTGTAATGATTGAAAATGCTTTTTCCCTGACTACCATCTGTTCTTTAGCAAAATCACGTGTACCCTGAAATGCACGGAAGAGTCAGAGACAGATATAATAGTCCAGGGAATTATATAGCGCTCACAATAGGACAAGATATCTtggaacaagttttaacaaaaagatATTACTCCCGAacagaaaaaaatgaaatcaaacaaagtATGCACTAACATGTATACATGAGTGACTAGCTTATTACAGAAGGCGTTCTAACATGCATAACGACAGCATAATCAATTCTGGCCTAAAAGACATTAGAGGTACATGGAAAGAAGCATGCTAAAGGAGCAAAAGGACATTTGCTTCACCAGAGTAGAAATCCAAAACTAACATCCTACTACAAGTCTACAACATTTCATCACTCTAACATCATTAAATACCCAAAACTAACACTCAAGAAAAATTGCATTTAACGTATTTTCATCAGGAAAAAATGCCATAGGTAAAATCCATCTCAGTAATTATGTATTTAGTAGATAAAAACAGCCCTCAAAACACGGATTCTATTTCCAAACTAGATTCTAAAGATTAAAACCCCAATCAACTGCCAAATAGTTTTTTGATCACAAAATCATCGGTCTTATtgatacttcctccatttctttTTGCCCTTCCTACTTTCAACAAAAAGTTTTATAATTTCCATTGGTCGAAGTAGAACAAACAAACAGACAACGGTGgtacaaaaaaattaatctcaTTAAGCCAGGAAATGTCACATCCACTGAATTCGACTGTGAAAGGTTTCCCGGACTTACTTGTGGAAGGAACATGTTCACCACAatcatttcaatttcttttataTGTAGCAGAGCATTACACATAGTCAAAAGTAATAGCCTATTTCTCCATTAGTAGCACTAAACGTTAATAATCTTAATGAttcaataatattttaattttcaaggGCATTCAATTAGTATTCACCTATCTACATAGTTCTATAGCTATTTCTTTAACATTTCATCATATTAACATTGAAGCAACTCCTAGAATGACAAATTTTTGTCTAAGAATAACTGCACCAATCAACTATTTtgttatttacaaattacaatttaccCTTTCCCCTTAAAAGTGACAAATGGAAAATTAGAtactacaacaaaaaaattaatatgaactTTTAGATAATGTAAGCAAAGCTATTAATTTACTTATACAACAAAAGATGCTTCTCCTCTTATTCTTAGTACTGTAATCTCTAGGTGCTTCATTCTTATTGTAAGTAGTTGttataagtattaattatagAATCCATAGAATAGTTGCGACCCAAAGTAGACCCTACAAAGCGTAACGAGTGCAGTCGAGTCAAGGTGAGCATTTCTCATCTTGACTCGCAACATCAGTAATGTAACTTCAGCCAAAACTCAAGTTTTGTCATGCTCATCTAAGTTACTCTCTCGTTGTTCACACAAAATTgttcacgggaattaagaaagataaaatctttgtgaattgtgattaaAGTAATGATAAGATAGATAGCAGAAATTTTGtatattgatttaaattgtaagtgCGGAACATGTAGAGAGTAGGGACcctgtaaataaaattaaataaaaatagataatGATAAATATGAATCTAGAGGATTAGATATTTTATATTGGATTTAATCGTAAATAGAGAACATGTAGGGACCACCAGACTAGACTattgatattttataataaaaaagaaagaacAATTTTGTCCAGCATAACTGCATAAGTAAAAATAAGGCTTAAATATGACCAAAATTATggaatgaaaaaagaaaattatttaggAGAACAAATGAAACTTCCCAAAATGGCAAATGAGAACATAATTTAGGAACGGAGGGAGCATTTCTCAACTTGAATTACTACTTCTATACTATAGAACTTAAACAAATGATtccttaaatatatatttgaaatctTTACTAGTATTGTGCAAAAATTTTCCACCAAATGCAATGtttttatatatcatatatactcCTTTGTTCCTATCAATTAGCTCCAATTGGAAATGACACATAGATAAATTGGGTATAGTGAGTTGAAGTGCATAGGTCATATAGAGAATATAGTGAGTTGAACTCATGCTTACAATACTTAGAGAACTAAGCTGAATGAgtcaaacaacaacaaaagaaCATGAGACAACCAGGAAAGCATGCCCAAGTAAGTGACAAAGCGATACTGAAGCCGTAAGATAGTACTCATGGATGAGAATTAAGATAGCTAATAGGAATGGTACCTCTCACAAACTTTAAAgaattttgtaaattaaatgAACCACAAAGCATTGCAGCACGGTACTAAAAACCATATGGTCGCAAGAATACACATAATATCTACAGCCATGGAGgaataaaatagaaatttagcagcttaaaatattttagcttTTAGAGATTGAAGCCAGCACTATAGTTTTAAAACATGACAGGCGTAAGATGTCACATAAGcaactaaacaaaataattagatGAAATAAATAATCACCTTCGCAAGTTTTGGGAGTCTTCTGCTTTCATTGCTTTCTACAATTTCTTTTATCTTCTCTAAGAAATCGCTAAAGACAGGAACCTTGGGATCCAAAAATAAGCAAAGATTCTCAGTCAAGTTTTGTAAGTTAGCAGACTCATCAACTCCATCTACTATAACACCCTGCAATCTCTCCCTAATAAGTTGTAGAACAGCCGATGTACCCTTTCCTAAAACCTTTTTCTTCTTATCACTCCTCTTATCCATTTTTGTATCCTCGGAGTTAGCAGCAAAAACCTGCTTACCGAGCAATTCACTTCCCTCCAGTGCAACAATAGCAGTTATCATCTCCCAAGCAACCACAGTCATCACCAAACAAAACAATTCATAAACATTGTGCACAAATTGAGCATAATTCATCTCAAATGCAGCATCTAAACCTAGCTTGAAAGCATTTTTTAAACTCTGCTCAGTGGGACACTTCTCATCAATAAGAAGTTTCAAACTCGACCTCAACCCATCACTACCAACACCACTAACATTCAAACCCAATCGAATCAAACTACTTTCCCCCAAACTCCGAAGTGGCGCTGCCAAAGCCACCAATGCCCCTTCCCATGCCTTTCCTACTCCACTAATCACACCCTTCCCCACTGAATTCAGTTGCACCCTCACTCTCGAATGCACTACCCTTACAGCTTCCCTCAAACTCCCATATATTTCAGGAATACTGGAAACTGCATCAATCTCAACCTTACCAACCAATTTAGACCCATTAAGCAAAATCTTTAGATCACTAGCAACACCAGCTTCATCCTTCAAACACTTACCATCCCCTGAATCAACCAAATTAAAAGCGGAATCCTTCGCTTTGGACGTCTCACACGACAAAGCCGCCACAGCTTCCGATACAAGGGATAAACGCGACGCTCCGTAGTCTAACAACGCACAAATACCATCCAATATAGACACAGATAAACAAGTATCCAGCACACATTTTTCCTCTTCAGTAACATcaattgatttaaaatttaaagaagTCGATTCAAAATCTAAATTCGAATTTAGGGTTTGGCATATCAAATTGGGTAAATCAACACGAATTGGGGAGCTAGAGAGTACGAGCTTCGACAAGAAAACTGTTGAAGAAGCTCGTACTTCTTCTAGGGTTAGAAATTGAGGAAATGATATCTGGTACTTGATTGAAGGAGATGGATTTTTTATTGATGAGGTTGAAGATGATGATAGTTTATCAAGAATGGAAGAATCAATACGTACCTCAGCGAGCTTATTTGATACAAAGTAAATTGATGTAGAGGAGAGAGAAGAACCTTTTCCCCCGATGGTAATGGCCGCCATTTGAGTAGCCATTGAAGGAGCTTCAAAGAGGAAGAATAAAAGCAGAGGCTTTTAGGGTTCTGCTGAGAGAAGAAACAAAGGTTAAAtatctaacaaaaaaaaaaagaaaaagtgatAAAGgttaagaataagaataacgcCAAATTGTACTAACTAGCAAAGGCCGTTAAAATCGGGATTTTATTATGAGTAGTAAGACTTTTAGAGTCGAATAGTGAAATCGGATTGTAAAATACAAAATTgcatattaataaaatagttATAGATGTTTatatttacggcccgtttggtacatggtattagagggcggtaatggtaataaaattaagtaataaaaaatttggttgtttggatgcctttaatggtaatggatggtaataaaataaagtaatgaaattatcaaaaatggccatttttattaccatcaaacaacctggtattaggctgtaatggtaatgaagtattactgtggtaataaaataaggtaatgttgtttcgagccgaagaaaaaaaataatgaagaaaaaaaggtaatgtatgtaattatccaaaaaaatattattattaaaaaaagaatcattagatagaataatttagatacaataatgcttttagatacaaatatacaataatgaaactaagagtcattaccattttttattactaacaaccaaacgcaatcaatgaaatattatcttccattaccattctttagtcatgcacaccaaacaaaagaatcttcattaccaattctcatatcaaTTCCTttattactattgccattacaacatttcattcccattacttcattaccatcaaccaaacgggccgttagttGTATGGCATTTTATATGTAAAAGAACATTGAATTCAACTACCATTAAAAATGTTTTGTTTTCGAATTTTGAGTGTACTAAAACTCTAAGTAGACATATtggttttacaaaaaaaatcaaacaaagatcatgaaataaaaaaaaataattacttttcaTTGGCCATAATCATCTTACAATATTTTGGTTGCACAATAAAACTTCAATTGCAAAAAGCATATTCAAAAACATTGAAAATTTGTGTCCATAGAAATCTCGTACAAAGTGACAAACAATCAAAGCAACAATAAAAGTCTCCAACTTTCAAACATGATAATGGCAAAGAAAGATGAATCAATCAcagaaagcaaaaaaaaatgtgGTAGACAAACTCTTTTTTTAATCTAGGCTTAAACCTTCGGGTTTTTCTACATGGTAAACAAAAGAGGTGTTTTTTTTGTTGACTTTACGCTTTTTTTACCCAACgcaatgatattttttcaaaaaataaacgtcGTGATCACTTTAATTGACCACATATTTCGAATTTcagtcgaaataagtacttaatttaaccaaaaacttagcATTTTGTTTATCACATGGAAAAGTTGGAAGTTCAAAGTCACCAAGtggatttaaaaaatatttgtggaaaagtcaaaaattcagagttaccacgtggaatttaaAGTGCAAGACAAAATCATAACTTCAACCATGGGTGTTTAAAATCTGATATAGGATTAATCAGAATCAGAAATTCggatatttgaatttttggaTAGTGAATATTATGATTCGGTTTCAGTTCAAAAACCCGAATTTGAATATCTGGATTAATTCAAATCGGATACCGTATATCTGATTATaaaattcatataatttttttttgacttttttaaaaagatattaaatTTTTGTACATATAAATGTTTAAGCGCATttcactttctttctttaatcaaacttattttttaacttttaatacaAATCATTTTGAGAATATGGTTCGATTTTAATcaatctaaaaattattataaattagttATGCAACTTAGTTATAGTTGAGAAATGTATATGAGTAAATTCAACAACCTAAACAAAAAATTTCTTtacaaataggaaaaattacctagattaatccaactttttcatgattttcctacaataatctcacttattgattaaccatgagtAATCTCAGCTTTAGGGGTATTTACCTAAAGTAAAATTGGATAACCCGATGAGCCACTATAGTAGGTTAttcactaaaaaataaaataaaattaatgtaaaatcagagaaaaattttgaaaatttacattaaaaaattctgagtaataaaaacaaattagaattttttttaatatttttttcgatattttattttaatttatccttTTTTAGAATATAAAACTTGCTTTAGTAATTTATCAGGTTACCCGGTTTATTCTAAGAAAATACTCTTTaaaattggaatt
This genomic window contains:
- the LOC130810494 gene encoding histidine--tRNA ligase, cytoplasmic, producing the protein MATQMAAITIGGKGSSLSSTSIYFVSNKLAEVRIDSSILDKLSSSSTSSIKNPSPSIKYQISFPQFLTLEEVRASSTVFLSKLVLSSSPIRVDLPNLICQTLNSNLDFESTSLNFKSIDVTEEEKCVLDTCLSVSILDGICALLDYGASRLSLVSEAVAALSCETSKAKDSAFNLVDSGDGKCLKDEAGVASDLKILLNGSKLVGKVEIDAVSSIPEIYGSLREAVRVVHSRVRVQLNSVGKGVISGVGKAWEGALVALAAPLRSLGESSLIRLGLNVSGVGSDGLRSSLKLLIDEKCPTEQSLKNAFKLGLDAAFEMNYAQFVHNVYELFCLVMTVVAWEMITAIVALEGSELLGKQVFAANSEDTKMDKRSDKKKKVLGKGTSAVLQLIRERLQGVIVDGVDESANLQNLTENLCLFLDPKVPVFSDFLEKIKEIVESNESRRLPKLAKGTRDFAKEQMVVREKAFSIITDVFKRHGAMALDTPVFELRETLMGKYGEDSKLIYDLADQGGELCSLRYDLTVPFARYVAMNSLTSFKRYQIAKVYRRDNPSKGRYREFYQCDFDIAGQFEKMGPDFEVVKILTELLDELNIGDYEVKLNHRKLLDGMLDICGVPPEKFRTICSSIDKLDKQSFEQIKREMVEEKGLTAETADRIGSFVKERGSPLELLMKLKQEGSEFLKHEGSALALDELEVLFKALDKSKCIDKIVFDLSLARGLDYYTGVIYEAVFKGTTQVGSIAAGGRYDNLIGMFGSKQVPAVGVSLGIERVFAIMEQNQKEQNQVVRANETQVLVGVMGDDLSLAVEYVNKLWSAKIKAEFMLVKKVFKIFERAESSGIPFAVMIGKQELEAGMVKVRDVKAKKEDLIPRDQMVMEVLNRLSASS